In Microbacterium sp. zg-Y818, the genomic window GGTCGTCGAGCTGCTGCACGCCAACGGCATCCGCATCGACATGGGCACGCCCACCGCGTCGCCGCCGGCGTGGTTCTTCGCCGAGCACCCCGACGCCCGCGTCATCACCCGCGACGGTGTCGTCATGGGCTTCGGCGCCCGCGGCATGGCCTCGCACTCGGCGCCCGCCTACCGCACGGCGGCCGTGCGCATCGCCACCGAGCTCGCCAAGCGCTACGGCGGGCACCCCGCGGTGGTGCTCTGGCACGTGCACAACGAGTTCGGCGTGCCGGTGGGCGAGGACTACTCCCCCCACGCGGTGCGTGAATGGCGCCTGTGGCTGCAGCAGCGCTACGGCTCGCTCGACGGGCTCAACAAGGCATGGGGCACGGCCTTCTGGGGCCAGCACTACACCGACTGGGAGCACGTCGGCGCGCCGGCAGCCGCCCCGTCGGTCGTCAACCCCGCGCAGCGCCTGGACTACGCCCGCTTCACCGACCACCAGCTGCGCGCCTGCTTCATCGCCGAGCGCGACGCGATCCGCGCGCACAGCGACCGCCCCATCACCACGAACTTCATGGCCAACCAGCACAACGGCTGCGACCTGTGGGCGTGGGCGCGCGAAGTCGACATCGTCTCGGACGACCACTACCTGTGGGCGGCAGACGAAGAGGGCGAGATCGGCCTGGCCATCGCCGCCGACCTCACCCGTTCGGTGGGCGGCGGCGCGCCGTGGATCCTGATGGAGCACTCCACGTCGGCGGTCAACTGGCAGCCCCGCAACATCGCCAAGCGCCCGGGCGAGATGGCCCGCAACTCGCTGTCGCACTTCGGTCGGGGCGCCGACGGCATCCTCTTCTTCCAGTGGCGCGCCTCGCGCTCCGGCGCCGAGAAGTTCCACTCCGCGATGCTTCCGCACGCCGGCACCGGCTCCCGGGTGTGGCGTGAGGTCGTCGACCTCGGCGGCAAGCTCGGGCGTCTCGGCGAGGTGCGCGGCTCCCGCGTGCACGCCGACGTCGCGATCCTGTGGGACTTCGAGTCCTTCTGGGCCCAGGACCTCGAGTGGCGTCCGTCCGAGGACGTCAGCCACGACGAGCGCATCCGCGCGTACTACGAGCGGCTGTGGCGCGACGGCATCACGGTGGACTTCGCCCTGCCCGGGCAGGACCTCTCCGGCTACAAGCTCGTCATCGCCCCGGCCCAGTACATGCTGAGCCAGGCCGACGCCGACAACCTCAACCGCTACGTCGAGCGCGGCGGGACCCTCGTGGTCTCGTTCTTCTCCGCCGTCGTCGACGAGCACGACGCGGTGCACGCCGGCGGATTCGGCGCCCCGCTGCAGCCCGCCCTGGGCGTGCGCGTCGAGGAGCACCTGCCGCTGCGCGAGGGTGCGACGGCCGCGATCGACTGGGACGGCACACGTCTGAGCGCCGACGTCTGGCAGGAAGACCTGGTGCTCGCAGGAGCCGAGGTCCGCGCGACGTACCTCGAGGGACCCGCCGCCGGCGAACCGGCCATCACCCGCCACCACCACGGCAGCGGGACCGGCTGGTACGTCAGCACCCGCCCGGATGCCGAGGGACTGGATGCCATCATGAAGGCGGTCTACGCCGACGCCGGCATCCGCCCCACCGACCTGCCCGTCGGGGTCGAGGCCATCCGTCGCCGTCGCGACGAGGTGGAATACCTCGTCGCGATCAACCACGGCGCGAACAGCGCCGCGCTCCCCGCCGATGGCGTCGACCTCCTGACGGGGGCCGAGGTCAAGGGCATGCTTGAACTTGCGGCCGGCGGCGTAGCCGTCATCCGCTCGGAGGAACAGCACACTCCGCACTGAGAGATGTACCCGTTGCGGCCACCCGGCCCAACACTCACCACCGGTCGTAAGGGCGCGACCTCGTCAGAGGCCCGCAGGATCGACCACCCCACGGAAGGAAAATCCATGCGCAAGATGGGAATGAGCATCGTCGCAATCGCGTCGACTGCCGTCCTGCTCGCCGGCTGCTCGGGCGGCGGCGACACCGCCAACGAGTCGGAGGGCACCGAAGGTTCGGGCGCTGTCCTGACCGTCTGGACCGACGAGAACCGCGAGCCCGCCATCGAAGCAGCCGCTGCGGCCTTCGAGGAGGAGACCGGCGCCAAGATCGAGCTCGTCCAGAAGAACTTCGAGGACATCCGCGCCGACTTCATCGCACAGGTGCCGACCGGCGAGGGCCCCGACATCACGATCGGCGCGCACGACTGGCTCGGCGCGCTTGTCGCCGCCGGCGTCGTGGACACGGTGGACCTCGGCGACAAGGCGAGCTCCTTCGAGCAGGTCGCGATCGACGCGATGACGTACGAGGGCCAGCTGTACGCCCTGCCCTACTCGCTCGAGACGATCGCGCTCGTCCAGAACACCGACATGGTCGGCGAAGAGGCTCCGGCCACGTGGGACGACATGGTCGCCGCCGCGCAGGCTGCCGGCGCGGAGCGTCCGATCGTCATCAACACCGCCGGCCAGACCGGTGACGCCTACACGATGTACGGCTTCCAGACCTCGTTCGGCGCCCCCGTCTTCGAGCAGGACGACACCGGCTCGTACACGGCCCAGGTCGGCATGGGCGGCGCGCCCGGTGAGGCGTTCGCCACGTGGCTCGGCGCCAACGGCGCCAACGGCACCGGCATCATCTCCACCACGATCGACTACGACACCAACAACGAGCTGTTCGCGTCCGGCCAGGCTGCGTACACCGTTCAGGGCCCGTGGGCGATCGAGGCGCTGACCGCCGATGGCGTCAACGTCACGGTCAACCCGATCCCGTCCGCCGGTGGCGAGACCGCCGCGCCGTTCGTGGGCGTGCAGGGCTTCTACCTGAGCTCGCAGAGCGAGAACGCGCTGCTGGCCCAGGAGTTCCTGACGAACTACCTCGCCACCCCCGAGGCGCAGAAGGCCCTGTACGAGGCCGACCCGCGCATCCCGGCGTGGAGCGAGCTGGCCGAGGAGGTCTCGAGCGACCCGATCATCGGTGGTTTCGTCGCCTCGTCGCAGAACGGCGTCCCCATGCCGTCCATCCCCGAGATGGGTTCGGTCTGGGACCTGTGGAACGCCGCGCAGGTTCAGATCATCGGTGGCGCCGACCCCGTGTCGACGTGGAACCAGATGGTCGCTGACGTCGAAGCAGCCATCGGCTGATACCCCGCGGGGCGGGAGGCTCATCCCTCCCGCCCCGCACCCTCTCGCACACCGCGAGCCCCCGATGCAGGAGAAGCACATGTCGGTACCGCAGGAAAAAGCCGCAGCGCCCGCGCCGCAGACGTCCTCACCCTCACTCACCCCCCGTGGCGAGTCGCACGCGCGCAGCTGGCGCGGCATCGGATGGGGCTTCGTCGTCAAATTGCTGCTGATGGCGGTGGTCAACGCCTTCGGCATCATGGCGGCCATCAGCGCGGTGCGCGCGGAGTCGTGGCTGATCCTGTCGGTCTCGATCCTGCTGCTGATCATCGCCAACGTCGTCTACTTCACCAAGCGCGCTCTGCCGCTGAAATACCTGGTGCCGGGCCTGATCTTCCTGCTGGTCTTCCAGGTGTTCATCTTCGCGTACACCGCCTACATCGCCTTCACCAATTACGGCAGCGGCCACATCGGCACGCAGGAGCAGGCTGTCAACGCCGCTCTCATCCAGGGCGAGCGACGCATCGACGACTCGCCCACCTTCCCGCTGACCGTCATCGAGCGCGGCGGTGAGTACGGCTTCGCCATCGTCGACGACGGCGACGTGTACGCCGGCGACAGCGACGAACCCCTGAGCGAGGTCGACGACGCCGTCATCGGCGCAGCGGGCTCCGCCACCGAGGTCCCCGGCTGGAACGTCGTGCCGCGCGCGGACCTGCTCACCGACCAGACCCTGCAGCAGACCGTGCAGAGCCTGCGCGTGCCCGTCTCGGACGACCCGAACGACGGGTCCATCCGCACCCGAGAGGGTACGACCGGCGCGATCTACGAATCCACGCTGGTGTGGGACGAGAACGCCGAGACGATCACCGACACGACGACGGGCACGGTGTACAGCGCGGACGACCGCGGCAGCTTCGTCGCTGAGGACGGCACCGCGCTCACCACCGGGTGGTACGTCAACGTCGGCTTCGACAACTTCGTGCGGCTGTTCACCGAGCCCCGGCTCGTGGAGCCCCTGCTGATGGTGGCCGGATGGACCTTCGCGTTCGCGATCCTGTCGGTGGTCCTCAGCTTCGGCGTCGGACTGCTCTTCGCCATCATCTTCAACGATCCGCGCGTGCGGGCGCGCAAGTGGCTGCGGACGCTGTTCATCCTCCCGTACGCCTTCCCCGCCTTCATGTCCGCGCTGCTGTTCCGAGGCATGTTCAACGCCGAGTTCGGCGTGATCAACGACCTCTTCTTCTTCGGCGCCGAGATCAACTGGCTGGGTGACCCCTGGCTCGCGCGGATCGCCGTGCTGTGGGTGAACCTGTGGCTCAGCTACCCGTACTGGTTCCTCGTGTGCACGGGCGCGCTGCAGGCGCTGCCGGCGGACACCCTCGAGGCGGCGGCGCTGGACGGTGCCGGGCGGTTCCGCCAGTTCCGCTCGATCATCCTGCCGCTGCTGCTGGTGTCGACCGCTCCGCTGCTGATCTCGTCCTTCGCGTTCAGCTTCAACAACTTCACCATCATCTACATGTTCAACAACGGCGGGCCGGCCATACCCGGGGCGCCGTATGCGCTGGGTGCCACCGACATCCTCATCTCGGCGATCTATGACATCGCCGGAATCTCGGGCGGTGTGGCCGACTACGGCCTGGCCAGCGCCCTGTCGATCATCATCTTCATCATCGTCGGAGCGATTTCCGCCGTCGCCTTCCGACAGACCCGCAAGCTCGAGGAGTACCAGTGATGTCCACCACGACTGCGCAGGCCGTTCCGGCGACTCCCGCCACCGATCAGCGGCGCGCCGGCCAGCGCCGGCGCTGGTTCCTCGAGGTCGGCTGGAAGTACCTCGTCGCGATCGCGATCATCTTCTACGCCACGTTCCCGCTGGTGTACGTGCTGTCGGCTTCGCTCAACCCGCGGGGCACGCTCTCTTCGGCGAACGCGCTCTTCAGCGCATTCGACCTGTCCAACTACATGGCGCTGGCCGACACCAAGTACTGGGCCTGGGCCGGCAACACGCTCATCGTCGCGGGCATCTCGTCGATCGGCGCGGTGCTCATGGGCGCCGCCGCTGCGTACGCCTTCTCGCGATTCCGCTTCAGCGGCCGCCGCGCCGGCCTGACGACGCTGCTCATCGTGCAGATGTTCCCGCAGGCGCTGGCCTTCGTGGCGATCTTCCTCATGCTGCTGACGCTGGGCGAGGTCATCCCCGCCCTGGGGCTGAACTCCAAGATCGCGCTCATCTGCGTGTACCTCGGCGGCGCGCTGGGTGCGAACACGTTCCTCATGTACGGGTTCTTCAACACGATCCCCATGGAGATCGACGAGTCCGCCAAGATCGACGGCGCCACGCACGCGCAGATCTTCTGGCAGCTGATCATCCCGCTGGTGACGCCGATCCTCGCCGTCGTCGCGCTGCTGGCGTTCATCTCGGCTTTCGCGGACTTCATCATCGCCAAGATCGTGCTCGTCTCCGAGGATCAATGGACCCTCGCGGTCGGCATGTACCAGTGGGTGTCCAACCAGCTCTCGTCGAACTGGGGGCTCTTCGCCGCCGGAGCGGTGCTGGCCTCGATCCCCGTGCTCGTGCTGTTCCTGTCGCTGCAGCGCTACATCGTCGGCGGCCTCACCGCCGGCTCCGTCAAGGGCTGAGTCAGCGGCCGGCTGACCGGGCGGCGAGAGCCGCCTGGTACAGCTCGCGCGAGGACAGACCGGATGCCGCGGCCACCTGGCCCGCGGCATCCTTCAGTCTCACGCCGTCACGGACGAGTTCCTGCACGTGGGCGAGTGCGTCGTCGGGATCGGACGCGCGAGCCGGCGCCCCGCCGACGACCACGACGATCTCGCCGCGGACGCCGCCCTCGGCCCATGCGGCCAGTTCAGCCAGTCCGCCGCGCACGATCTCCTCGTGCATCTTCGTCAGCTCGCGGCAGACCGCCGCCGGCCGGTCGTCGCCGAAAGCCACGGCCATCGCGGCAAGCGTGGTCGCCAGCCGCGACGGCGCCTCGAAGAACACCATGGTGCGCGGCTCGCGTGCCAGCGCGCCGAACGTCGACGCCCGCTCCCCCGCCTTGCGCGGCGGGAAGCCCTCGAAGGTGAAGCGGTCGGTCGGAAGGCCGGCCACCGCCAGCGCCGTCAGCACGGCGCTGGGCCCGGGGATCGCGGTGACCGTCACGCCCGCCGCAGCGGCGGCCGCGACCAGCCCGTAGCCGGGGTCGCTGACGGTCGGCATGCCGGCATCGCTGAGCACGAGCAGATCCTGCTCGCGCGCGAGGGCGACGAGCTCACCCGCACGTGCCTTCTCGTTGTGGTCGTGCAGCGCGATGAGGCGGGGACGGTTGGCGACACCGAGCGCCGCCAGCAGGCGCTGGGTGGTGCGGGTGTCCTCCGCGGCGACCACCTGAGCGGTCTCGAGTGCTTCGATCAGACGCCTGGACGCGTCGCCCAGATTGCCGATCGGGGTGGCCGCAAGGATGATCATCGAGCCAGCATAAGGTGGTCTGCGTGACCGCCGAGACGCTGCTTCCCGAGGCGCCGTCGTGGTACGACCGCCTGGCGGCCCGCGTGCGCGCCGACCCTCGGCTCGAGCGCCGCCTGGGCTGGATCGTCCCGCTGGTGATCACGGTGATCGCCGGCATCCTGCGGCTGTGGAACCTGGGGCACCCCCACGCCATCGTCTTCGACGAGACGTATTACGTGAAGGATGCCTGGAGCCAGTGGAACCTCGGCTACGCCGCCACCTGGCCCGAGGAGGCGGATGCCGCCTTCGCCGCCGGCGACACCGACGCGTTCACCGACATCGGCAGCTTCGTGGTGCACCCGCCGCTGGGAAAGTGGATCATCGGGGCCGGCATGGCGCTGTTCGGACCGGACTCGTCGTTCGGCTGGCGCGTGGGCGTCGCGCTCGCGGGCACCGCCGCGGTGCTGGTGCTGTACTTCGTCGCCCGTGCCCTCACCGGCTCGCTCGCCTTCGCCGCGGTCGCCTCGGGCCTCATGGCGGTCGACGGGCTCGCGATCTCGATGAGCCGCGTCGCCCTGCTGGACACGCCGCTCATGCTCTTCGTGCTGGTGGCATTCTGGTTCGCGCTGCTGGACCGAGCCGGACACCTGGATCGCCTCGCCGCCGCCGTGACGGCTCGGAGTCACGCGGGCGAGCCACCGGTGTGGGGTCCGGTGCTGTGGAACCGCCCGTGGCTGGTCGCCGCAGGGGTCGCCGCCGGTGCGGCGGCGGCGGTGAAGTGGTCGGGCGTGTGGGTGCTCGCAGCCATCGGGCTCTACGCCGTCGTCACCGACGCGCTCGCCCGTCGCCGCCTCGGTATCTGGCAGTGGCCGACCGATGCCGTCCGCCAGGGCGCCGCCTCGTTCGTGCTGCTCGTTCCCGTGGCGGCCGCGGTGTATCTGGCCTCGTGGACGGGGTGGCTCGTCACCGAGGGCGGCTACGGGCGCCAGAGCGCCGACACCTCGCCGGCGGGCGGTGTGTGGGCCTGGGTGCCCGCGGCGCTGCAGAGCCTGTGGCGCTATCACGAGGCCATCTACGCGTCGGCGGCGGGCATGGACTCGCCTCACAGCTACGCCAGTCCCGCCTGGCAGTGGCCGCTGCTGCTGCGCCCCACCTCGATGTACGCCGCCCGCACCGCAGACGGCGACGCGGGCTGCGACGCGGCCAACGGCTGCATGGACATCATCTACAGCATGCCGAACCCGCTCGTGTGGTGGGCGGCCGCGGCGGCGGCCGTCTACCTCGTGTACCGGTTCATCGTGCGGCGGTCATGGCGGGATGCGTTCGTGCTGACGGCCATCGCCTCGACATGGGTGCCGTGGCTGTTCTACCCCGAGCGCACGGTCTTCCAGTTCTACACGGTGGTCATCCTGCCGTTCTCACTGCTCGCGCTCACTTTCGCTCTGCAGGACATCGCGGCGCCGCACAGCGCCGACCCGGTGCGACGTCGTGCGGGGCAGCGCGTCGTGATCGTCTTCCTCACCATCGCATTGCTCGTCTCGGCCTTCTGGTACCCGCTGGTGTCGGCCGTCACCGTGCCGTACGACTTCTGGCGCGCACACAACTGGCTGCCCGGCTGGATCTGACCGGCACAGAGCGCACCGCCACCATAGGGTGGAGGCGTGTTCAGCTACAGTGTGGCGCCGGTGGCGGCCGAGGCCGGGTTCGCCATGGTCGGCGATCGTTTTCTGCTCGTGGCGTCGTCGGAGATCGGGGACGCGTCCGCCCGGGAGCTGTGGACGCTGCTGTCCACCGGCGACACGGCGCTCGAAGATGTGCTGTCCGCGCTCGCCGAGCGCGGCATCGAGCTGCTCCCCGATTTCGCGCTCGTCGAGCTGGTCGACGCGCGGACGAGCTCGGTCAATGTCGCGGTGCGCGGCACCGCCGAGGCCCAGCTGCACGGACCGGAGCGTACGACGCTCGCGGGACCGGGCATCGGCACGTGGGTCGAGGGGTCCGCCCAGCACGTGGCGGGGATCGCGCTGACCCTGGGAGCGACATCGCCGACGGCGCTGCTGCCGCTCGGGCGGGGGGTCGTGAGATCCGACCGCCTGCAGTGGGGCACGGTGCCGCCAGAGCGCCCCGCCCCCGCCGACCGTGCTGGTGTCGTCCCGGACTGGGCCGCAGACCTGGAGGACGACGCCGCACAGTCGACGACCGTGTTCGACCGCGAAGAACTGGCAGCGCTCGTCTCGGCGGCCGTGGGTGCACGTCCCGACCGCGCGCGTGCTGCCGCCCGGCCGGACGCCCCGCGCCGGCTCGTGCTCGCCATGGACGGCGGACGGGTGCTCGAGCTCGATCTTCCGGTGGTGTTCGGACGGGCCCCCGATCCGGGGGCGCACCCCGGGGCGAGGCTCGTGCCCTTGTCGTCCCCGCGGCGCGAGATATCGGGAACGCACATCGAGGTGGTGCTCGACGGCGACCACCTGCTGGTGCGTGATCTGGACTCCACGAACGGCACCGTGGTGCGCCACGCGGACGGCTCGGCGATGCTGCTGCGCGGCGGCGCGACGGCGCGTCTGGCCGAGGGAGCAGTGCTGGACATCGGCGACGGCAACGTCGCCCGCTTCCACGCCGCGCCGTAGCGCGAGCGACGATTTCCAGGCACGTGCGCCCTGTGTTAGAAACTTCTAAGGAAGCCGTACAGCGGGGGCTCGGCTTCTCGCTCCGCGGCCCCCGTCGACTCCCAGGGCACGTGAGGTGAACGGTGGCGAACAGGCTTCCTTCTGCGCCCCCCGTGCTTCCAGGGTTCACCTATGTGCGTCCCCTCGGGACCGGCGGCTTCGCCGACGTGTTCCTCTTCGAGCAGAATCTGCCGCGGCGCCCGGTCGCCGTGAAGGTGCTGCTGGAGGACATCGTCGACGAGGGCCTGCTGCGTATGTTCAACGCCGAGGCCGACGTCATGGCCCGCCTGAGCTCGCACCCCTCGATCCTGACGATCTACGAGGCGAGCATCTCCGCCGACGGCCGGCCCTACCTGGTCATGGAGTACTGCCCCACCTCGCTGACCAATCGCTACCGGCGCGAGGTCATGCCCGTGGCCGAAGTGCTTCAACTGTCGGTCAAGATCGCCTCGGCGCTCGAGACCGCCCACCGCTCCGGCCTGCTGCACCGCGACATCAAGCCGTCGAACATCCTCGTCACCGCCTTCGGCTCACCCGTGCTCAGCGACTTCGGCATCGCCGCAGCCGTCAACGGACGCACCGGCGCCGACGAGGTGTTCGCGATGTCGGTGCCGTGGAGCGCCCCCGAGATCGTCGATGAACGGGTGTCGGGGTCGATCCCCGCGGAGATCTGGGGGCTGGGCGCGACGGTCTACTCGC contains:
- a CDS encoding beta-galactosidase gives rise to the protein MTSTPRWPDIDGIAYGGDYSPEQWSPETWREDVALMREAGVNLVSIGIFSWALLETSEGVFDFSWLDEVVELLHANGIRIDMGTPTASPPAWFFAEHPDARVITRDGVVMGFGARGMASHSAPAYRTAAVRIATELAKRYGGHPAVVLWHVHNEFGVPVGEDYSPHAVREWRLWLQQRYGSLDGLNKAWGTAFWGQHYTDWEHVGAPAAAPSVVNPAQRLDYARFTDHQLRACFIAERDAIRAHSDRPITTNFMANQHNGCDLWAWAREVDIVSDDHYLWAADEEGEIGLAIAADLTRSVGGGAPWILMEHSTSAVNWQPRNIAKRPGEMARNSLSHFGRGADGILFFQWRASRSGAEKFHSAMLPHAGTGSRVWREVVDLGGKLGRLGEVRGSRVHADVAILWDFESFWAQDLEWRPSEDVSHDERIRAYYERLWRDGITVDFALPGQDLSGYKLVIAPAQYMLSQADADNLNRYVERGGTLVVSFFSAVVDEHDAVHAGGFGAPLQPALGVRVEEHLPLREGATAAIDWDGTRLSADVWQEDLVLAGAEVRATYLEGPAAGEPAITRHHHGSGTGWYVSTRPDAEGLDAIMKAVYADAGIRPTDLPVGVEAIRRRRDEVEYLVAINHGANSAALPADGVDLLTGAEVKGMLELAAGGVAVIRSEEQHTPH
- a CDS encoding extracellular solute-binding protein, with product MRKMGMSIVAIASTAVLLAGCSGGGDTANESEGTEGSGAVLTVWTDENREPAIEAAAAAFEEETGAKIELVQKNFEDIRADFIAQVPTGEGPDITIGAHDWLGALVAAGVVDTVDLGDKASSFEQVAIDAMTYEGQLYALPYSLETIALVQNTDMVGEEAPATWDDMVAAAQAAGAERPIVINTAGQTGDAYTMYGFQTSFGAPVFEQDDTGSYTAQVGMGGAPGEAFATWLGANGANGTGIISTTIDYDTNNELFASGQAAYTVQGPWAIEALTADGVNVTVNPIPSAGGETAAPFVGVQGFYLSSQSENALLAQEFLTNYLATPEAQKALYEADPRIPAWSELAEEVSSDPIIGGFVASSQNGVPMPSIPEMGSVWDLWNAAQVQIIGGADPVSTWNQMVADVEAAIG
- a CDS encoding ABC transporter permease subunit, giving the protein MSVPQEKAAAPAPQTSSPSLTPRGESHARSWRGIGWGFVVKLLLMAVVNAFGIMAAISAVRAESWLILSVSILLLIIANVVYFTKRALPLKYLVPGLIFLLVFQVFIFAYTAYIAFTNYGSGHIGTQEQAVNAALIQGERRIDDSPTFPLTVIERGGEYGFAIVDDGDVYAGDSDEPLSEVDDAVIGAAGSATEVPGWNVVPRADLLTDQTLQQTVQSLRVPVSDDPNDGSIRTREGTTGAIYESTLVWDENAETITDTTTGTVYSADDRGSFVAEDGTALTTGWYVNVGFDNFVRLFTEPRLVEPLLMVAGWTFAFAILSVVLSFGVGLLFAIIFNDPRVRARKWLRTLFILPYAFPAFMSALLFRGMFNAEFGVINDLFFFGAEINWLGDPWLARIAVLWVNLWLSYPYWFLVCTGALQALPADTLEAAALDGAGRFRQFRSIILPLLLVSTAPLLISSFAFSFNNFTIIYMFNNGGPAIPGAPYALGATDILISAIYDIAGISGGVADYGLASALSIIIFIIVGAISAVAFRQTRKLEEYQ
- a CDS encoding sugar ABC transporter permease, which translates into the protein MSTTTAQAVPATPATDQRRAGQRRRWFLEVGWKYLVAIAIIFYATFPLVYVLSASLNPRGTLSSANALFSAFDLSNYMALADTKYWAWAGNTLIVAGISSIGAVLMGAAAAYAFSRFRFSGRRAGLTTLLIVQMFPQALAFVAIFLMLLTLGEVIPALGLNSKIALICVYLGGALGANTFLMYGFFNTIPMEIDESAKIDGATHAQIFWQLIIPLVTPILAVVALLAFISAFADFIIAKIVLVSEDQWTLAVGMYQWVSNQLSSNWGLFAAGAVLASIPVLVLFLSLQRYIVGGLTAGSVKG
- the rsmI gene encoding 16S rRNA (cytidine(1402)-2'-O)-methyltransferase encodes the protein MIILAATPIGNLGDASRRLIEALETAQVVAAEDTRTTQRLLAALGVANRPRLIALHDHNEKARAGELVALAREQDLLVLSDAGMPTVSDPGYGLVAAAAAAGVTVTAIPGPSAVLTALAVAGLPTDRFTFEGFPPRKAGERASTFGALAREPRTMVFFEAPSRLATTLAAMAVAFGDDRPAAVCRELTKMHEEIVRGGLAELAAWAEGGVRGEIVVVVGGAPARASDPDDALAHVQELVRDGVRLKDAAGQVAAASGLSSRELYQAALAARSAGR
- a CDS encoding phospholipid carrier-dependent glycosyltransferase; this encodes MTAETLLPEAPSWYDRLAARVRADPRLERRLGWIVPLVITVIAGILRLWNLGHPHAIVFDETYYVKDAWSQWNLGYAATWPEEADAAFAAGDTDAFTDIGSFVVHPPLGKWIIGAGMALFGPDSSFGWRVGVALAGTAAVLVLYFVARALTGSLAFAAVASGLMAVDGLAISMSRVALLDTPLMLFVLVAFWFALLDRAGHLDRLAAAVTARSHAGEPPVWGPVLWNRPWLVAAGVAAGAAAAVKWSGVWVLAAIGLYAVVTDALARRRLGIWQWPTDAVRQGAASFVLLVPVAAAVYLASWTGWLVTEGGYGRQSADTSPAGGVWAWVPAALQSLWRYHEAIYASAAGMDSPHSYASPAWQWPLLLRPTSMYAARTADGDAGCDAANGCMDIIYSMPNPLVWWAAAAAAVYLVYRFIVRRSWRDAFVLTAIASTWVPWLFYPERTVFQFYTVVILPFSLLALTFALQDIAAPHSADPVRRRAGQRVVIVFLTIALLVSAFWYPLVSAVTVPYDFWRAHNWLPGWI
- a CDS encoding FHA domain-containing protein translates to MFSYSVAPVAAEAGFAMVGDRFLLVASSEIGDASARELWTLLSTGDTALEDVLSALAERGIELLPDFALVELVDARTSSVNVAVRGTAEAQLHGPERTTLAGPGIGTWVEGSAQHVAGIALTLGATSPTALLPLGRGVVRSDRLQWGTVPPERPAPADRAGVVPDWAADLEDDAAQSTTVFDREELAALVSAAVGARPDRARAAARPDAPRRLVLAMDGGRVLELDLPVVFGRAPDPGAHPGARLVPLSSPRREISGTHIEVVLDGDHLLVRDLDSTNGTVVRHADGSAMLLRGGATARLAEGAVLDIGDGNVARFHAAP
- a CDS encoding serine/threonine-protein kinase; this encodes MRPLGTGGFADVFLFEQNLPRRPVAVKVLLEDIVDEGLLRMFNAEADVMARLSSHPSILTIYEASISADGRPYLVMEYCPTSLTNRYRREVMPVAEVLQLSVKIASALETAHRSGLLHRDIKPSNILVTAFGSPVLSDFGIAAAVNGRTGADEVFAMSVPWSAPEIVDERVSGSIPAEIWGLGATVYSLLAGRSPFERSGSGQNSRDQLKSRIRRASYTPIGRPDVPERLEAVLARSMSKDPAARQASAAEFAHELQLVQHELGMPHTALEVAVDEWAMAGVAVDFQDDRARGPVRPRVERATQRPPRARGGARRRLDEGTVLAGARPLRRPGAVRIALIASAAAVVVAGGITAAVLLLTGNG